A genomic stretch from Erigeron canadensis isolate Cc75 chromosome 9, C_canadensis_v1, whole genome shotgun sequence includes:
- the LOC122582722 gene encoding uncharacterized protein LOC122582722, whose protein sequence is MGKDMEDVEKRVEWLHSENYSAAGDIFGEPLKTSRIGDKYQAQIPSLMTENERLQLICFPFGQHDKTDVQNQFGFGLPIPVTWVQNQHKNKEKSAKGKSGILGSGTGSDLFPVPCSLGEESWSEIEHKSFLLGLYIFGKKFCLVNRFMGNKGMQNVISYYYGKFYRSDEHQKWSMYLKKRGRKSTPGKNMFKGWRRQELLSRLLPHVTDECKTHLTEVSSAFDEGEVSFEKYIITLRDALGIHLLVEAVGIGREKQDLTIKVKKRVRNNKQAKIKKLDSTCTSLETDELVNMLKDRIGLSKSKLNELFWEAVWPRLLARGWHSEQPRNYSLQNTNNALVFLAPGVVKFSRRSLEKGSQYFDSFTEVLNKVALEPHLLKIESDKDGLVEPHAEQGWDDAQDMIKFTIVDTSIAGPLKVKKMANFPVTKFVDMQASTSISGETEHDTTEESQNEDVNHNSAEINGAFESGDCETSVVDKGMPDHLDPMVTKIEDDKTDISTNVQPVRKLKLIFKTKAKPPQITTTSNDYASGEDETMEDQRPEKKHKSIVIDLNSPRVAPVSDFDYSLCSAKESVSPETTSKQPELWNHGANGQRHSTRNRPLTTKALEALANGVLNPKKKRKELVERTHRRVRAKTALVSSCGASYIENMVDGVS, encoded by the exons ATGGGTAAAGATATGGAAGATGTTGAAAAACGGGTCGAGTGGCTCCATTCAGAAAACTATTCTGCTGCTGGTGATATCTTTGGAGAACCACTGAAGACTTCTCGAATTGGAGATAAATACCAGGCACAAATCCCATCTTTGATGACTGAAAATGAGCGTTTGCAACTCATTTGTTTCCCATTTGGGCAGCATGACAAGACTGATGTTCAAAACCAATTTGGGTTTGGTCTGCCAATTCCTGTCACTTGGGTtcaaaatcaacataaaaacaaagaaaaatctgCAAAGGGTAAATCTGGTATTTTAGGTTCTGGAACAGGCAGTGATCTGTTCCCGGTTCCTTGTTCATTGGGTGAAGAATCTTGGAGTGAAATTGAACATAAAAGCTTTCTTCTTGGTTTATATATCTTTGGCAAAAAATTCTGTCTAGTGAACAGATTCATGGGGAATAAAGGAATGCAAAATGTGATATCTTATTACTATGGAAAGTTTTACAGAAGTGATGAACATCAAAAGTGGTCAATGTATCTGAAGAAGAGGGGCAGAAAGTCCACACCAGGAAAAAACATGTTCAAGGGGTGGAGGCGACAGGAGCTTCTGTCTCGCTTACTTCCTCATGTGACAGATGAATGCAAAACTCATTTGACTGAG GTCAGTAGTGCATTCGACGAAGGAGAAGTTTCATTTGAGAAGTATATAATTACTTTGAGGGATGCATTGGGAATCCATCTTCTTGTAGAAGCCGTAGGCATCGGCAGAGAAAAGCAAGACCTTACTATCAAGGTCAAGAAACGAGTGAGAAACAATAAACAAGCGAAAATCAAGAAGCTTGATTCTACATGTACGTCTCTTGAAACAGACGAACTTGTCAATATGTTGAAGGATCGTATCGGGTTAAGCAAATCAAAGTTAAATGAGCTTTTCTGGGAAGCTGTGTGGCCTCGTCTTTTAGCAAGAGGATGGCATTCTGAACAGCCTAGAAACTATTCATTGCAAAACACAAACAACGCTTTGGTGTTTCTTGCACCTGGTGTAGTAAAGTTTTCAAGGAGGAGTCTGGAGAAAGGAAGTCAATACTTtgactcgtttactgaagtattGAATAAAGTTGCGTTGGAACCACATCTTCTCAAAATCGAATCTGATAAGGACGGGTTAGTGGAGCCACATGCAGAACAAGGCTGGGATGATGCACAAGATATGATCAAATTTACAATTGTGGATACCAGTATTGCTGGGCCACTTAAAGTAAAAAAGATGGCAAATTTCCCTGTTACAAAATTTGTTGATATGCAAGCTTCAACTAGCATTTCAGGGGAAACAGAACATGACACAACAGAAGAATCACAAAATGAAGATGTGAACCATAATAGTGCCGAAATCAATGGTGCTTTTGAATCGGGAGACTGTGAAACTAGTGTTGTGGACAAGGGCATGCCGGACCATCTTGATCCCATGGTTACAAAAATTGAAGACGACAAAACAGATATATCCACCAATGTACAACCGGTAAGGAAACTAAAGCTGATATTTAAAACAAAAGCAAAGCCGCCCCAGATTACTACTACTAGCAATGATTACGCAAGTGGTGAAGATGAAACTATGGAAGATCAACGTCCTGAGAAGAAGCATAAAAGTATAGTGATTGACTTGAACAGCCCTCGAGTAGCTCCAGTTTCAGATTTTGACTACTCATTATGCTCTGCTAAAGAGTCGGTTTCCCCTGAAACAACAAGCAAGCAGCCTGAGCTGTGGAATCATGGTGCCAATGGTCAAAGGCATAGTACAAGAAACCGCCCATTGACCACAAAAGCATTGGAAGCTCTTGCAAATGGAGTATTGAACCCAAAAAAGAAGAGGAAAGAGTTGGTGGAGCGGACCCATAGGCGTGTTCGTGCTAAAACTGCACTTGTCTCTAGTTGTGGTGCAAGCTACATTGAAAACATGGTAGATGGAGTCTCCTAG